The following DNA comes from Athene noctua chromosome 1, bAthNoc1.hap1.1, whole genome shotgun sequence.
ATGTAAATATGTAAACAGTTGAACAACAGTTAAAGTTAGTAGAACTTCACTAACCTAAATAGAACTGCTCATTCCAGAGCCATAGAGATTAAAAATGGTTGTTCAGTGTATAGAATAAAGTGAGTTTTATGTATAGAATTGCCTTCAGTAAACAAACAAGGACAGGGTGATGTACTGCTGATGCTGTGTTGGAACGTGTAGCTAGTGAGATCCTTTTTGACCAGGAAAGGGCAACAGAAGTGACTGGGGAAGTGGCTAAAGGAACAAGGGGCAGCATAAACTTACTGCTTGGCTAAATATGTGGAATTCTTCTCTAATAAGCAAAAAGACAACAATATTTAAGGTTTCTGAAAACATGTAGGTTGGAACAGTGTGACAGTGGGACACAAAGAATTAAGGCTTGTTGGGGGAGCTTTCCATCAGAGCATTGTGTTGGCGTATGTGTCTGACACGGAGCTGTGAACAGCCTCCCCACTACTAAGCTGTGTTGTTTTCCACAGAAGACCTGACATCGTGAGACAAGACATAATGTGGAACTCCCTTTGTAATTACTTTCGTGCTTTGTGCAGTTCTTATCCCACTCCTCTTCATTTTTGTACGTACCCTGGTGTGGACACATGTAATATCATTTGTCCTCAGGCATTTTCTTCTAAGAAGCAAGCACTTTAGAGACAGTTCTCATTATTAATTTTGCTATAACTATCTTTTAGCTGAGATTTTTTGGATTTAGGAACTCTGCAGTCTCTCTGGGCTAGTTAGTGTTATGTGCCCAGACATGTCTCCTGTCCCTCAGGCAAAGGAAATTGAATTGACAATCCAGTAGGTGATGGTTGGGTGTCTGAAGTGGTCTTGTACCAGTGGGGCTGGATTGACTCTCCAAATTGACTTTGTGATGTGCCGAGAGCCATAGTCTGTCCTAGGGAGACATCTGATCCAGACAGCCATTAACTGACAGCCTAATCTTGTAAtattaaataaagcaaactaATCACCATAATAAAAACCTAAAGTATTTCCAGAAGTAGGACAACCCctgacagcagcagcttctgATAGTTGTTGTGAAGTGAATTTCCTTTAATACAGCACATGCCTCTGTCACATTTTCCTGTCATCTTTGACTCTGAACTGTAACTGGAGATTGGTGTGGAAAGCAGGAATGTATTTTAatatctagaaagaaaaaaagttgggtttttagTGAGGTTGCATTAGTTAATCTAATCTGTCACCGCTAAAGATTAATAGAACTATTTCCCGTTCATTTTGTTTAACATTAAAACTGATCTTGCTCTGCAGTGGAAACACTCCTGAAACTAGAGGAACAGCCTATGTGGTCTATGAAGACATCTTTGATGCCAAAAATGCTTGTGATCACCTGTCGGGATTCAACGTGTGCAACAGATACCTCGTTGTTTTGTACTATAACGCAAACAGGGTACGtacacttggggtttttttgaattacCTGTGAACATAACTAGCCCCCCAAAAAGTTGTTTGAAAAGATAGTTTCTtggatatttttaagaaataaatgcaaactggTAGAGGGAGTGGATTGGATAAATTGTTAGCATCTTTACTTGGTGACttgtgtgcaaaaaaaaaaaagtgcctttggACGAAGCGTGTGAAAAACATGTTTCTGGTGAGTGTACTTTGGAGAAGAGGAAGCAGGGGCCCTAAAACTGCACAGTTGCAACAGGATGTGAGATCTTGTTTGCAGGTAAAAAGCCTCTGGGTCGTGATGTTCCCACCTGTTACTGACAGTACCCAGGATCCTGTGGCGTCCTCTGAGGTCCAGGACTAAGCAACGCTGTTTGTGTGTGGTGTTGGTGTAGTTCAGAGTGACGTTGGTTGCAGTAACTGGGAAATAACATGTCATCAGATgagattatatttttcttctcacatctTTTATTCTCCTAATTACAGGCATTCCAAAAGATGGAcacaaagaagaaagaggaacaGCTTAAGCTTCTCAAGGAAAAATATGGAATTAATACAGACCCACCAAAATAAACTGATCTTTTTGGAAAACTGTTTTCAAGCCCTGCCACTGAGTTCTTGAACTAAACGTAGGAATTCTCAATGAAgtataacttttttaaaaaaaattgataaGCTGTAATTTGAAGCTTTAGATCTTCACATTAGAATTAAATGTAAAACACTGCAAGATTTGCTTTAAGATTAAACCCCCTAAATGGACATGGCTTCTCTGTGTTGTAAGGGTGACCTGGTAAATGCTGCATGACTGCAGCCCTGTTTCTAGCGGGACCTTTCAGGATCAGACCAAGCAGGTTGAGTGTTTCACACCTCCTGAAGTTCTGCCCAGTCTCCAGGGTGGATTTTAAGGGTGGCAGCCAGTTAACCCAGAGAGCTCAGGGGGCTCTGTACCAGCTGCCTACACAGAGGTAAACTTGTTACTCTCTGAAAATGGAGTGTTACAACTGGTCTGCCTGCCACAGggatttttgtgctttttttaaaaaaaggaagtatgATTTGATACTTCATCACACCTGAATATTGTGCAGAAATTATTGTGCCTTTCTCCCTCTGGGAATGTTTGAAGGAACCTGACTCCATCGCATGATCATGAGGTTGCTTCTTGCTAGAAACCAAGCCCAAATCCATCTTTATAACGAAGTTTCTTTTACAAACTAGAAAATGAATAGCCTTTTAAAATGATCTAACTGCTGAGGTGACTTCAGTCAGAATATCTTGTTTCAAGTGATTCAGACAAAACTGGTAAGCTGCACTAAAATAATCTTGCTCTAATAGTGTGTTGCTGCAGGGCTGACAGTGGCGTGCGAGATCTTTATTGCTTGTACCCGGTTTGTACTGAGGTCAGTAGCTGCAACAGGAACACACTTCACACCTTTTAATGTTAAGTGGAGAACACCCGACCAAAATGAGATGATAGATGATGGCAGTAATTTTAGATACATGTAGTGTGATTGTTTTCTACTCGGTGTGGTTGAATTGTAATATATTTCATGTAGCATCTAGTGGAGGAAAAACATTTGACACTTTTCAGCACTTGTGTCCTGTGAATAAAAATTCGTGTGTTACAGAATATGCATAACCAGTATACTTTGGAACTGGAAAAGAATTAACTTCTGCCCCTGCTCTGAACCACCTGGAAGTCATGTGAACATTGGTAGTTTTCCTGCCTCGGGAGGATTTATTTTCCTGGATGTGATGTTTAACTCCCTGACCAGACAACTTCCAGCCCGTGCAGAACATGAGCAGATGCAAACATACTTTGCTTGAGGATTTGTAATTTAAGTTAAATTTTTTCAGTGCATTATACTGTCATAATGTATCAATTTCCTCATCCTTAGATTTGTATTGAAATCTGTCACTTAACCATGCTGTTCTGTCTGACTAGTAAAAAATAAGTGTGACtacattgttttgctttttttcatccaGGCTTGCTTTGTGCTGTGCTTCTGCATGTAGCCTTTCCTGTTGGAAAGGAAGTGATTTGTCACCTGCATGTTTGTGATACAGGTAAGAATTTGTAGAGCATCCCTCCCCGTATGTATGTGAATGCTCACGCGTGATCGGCCCCCGAGTGCTGGGGAAGGATGCCTGGCTGTGGGTACCAGCCTCGAGCTGAGGAGTTGCGTGTCACTTCTCAGCTGGGAGGAGCATGAAGGATGGTGGTGACGCTCCCAGCTGGCTGTTTGGccccagagcagcagggaggaggcagctgacaCTCGGGTGCCATTTCAGCTTTGAGTGGGTGCCCGGAATCCCACCTTGTGCCTGACCCGGGAGCGGTCTTGGGGACAGGGCTGCgtgttctgctgcagctgggacGTGAGCGAGAGCTACATTTGGTGTGTGTAGTGAAAAGCCTTGCCCTTACGCTGTGGCTTTTCCACACCTCTGTCCTTCCCGTAAAACTGACGCTGCTTTTTCAACAAGCAGCCTTGCAGGCCCCAGCGCAAGGGAGACTTGGAGCCTGAGAGCAGCTGGGGTTATGCCTCTGGACTACAGAAACGTAAAGCTCTGTGGCGATGTCACTGCTATCCCACTtgcccagccctgtgctgcttctgtcgGGTGCAGCTGTGATGCACGTACATTAGAGCAGCTGTGATCTGCCGTCGTCCTTCTTAGGTGAGCAGTACTCCTGCAGTGCCAGCTTGGTTTTCAAGTTTTGCCCATCAGATTAATACAAACCTAAGGCAAAAACCAGCTTGCCTTAAAAATGTCTTAAGTGAATGAAAGGCTATTGGAGGCCTTGCTTCTGTGTGAACATCTGGAGCTTTTTAAAGGTTAGAAACAGCGCCCCCCCCGATATATGTGTACACATACGCACCATGTAGGCACATACACACACCTGCCAAACAGCAGGGTAACGGGGGCTGTTTACACCATGTGCTGGGCATTTGGAAGGCCTCTTGCTGTAACAGGAGCTGGGAGTGCTTGTTACCAAGCTGGATTTTGCctctaataaataataataaatactactaataaaatatcaaaatgcTAATAGTTATGCCACATGCTGCCAGCCTTGTTTAAAATCATATGCAAATACCACATTGCTTCTGTCAATACCAGAGAGCATGGTGCTTGCACTGCAGTGTCTGTTTTGATGAGGATTTGATGCTGTTtgaaaaacatatataaaaagcAATTCTTTAGGGTAATAAGATTAATAAAAATTCCTTCAATGAATCCTCAAGATCAGCAGCTTTTGATTTCTCTGAGAGCTCAGCTGCTGCCTTTCATTAAATATTCCATTTCATACTTTTTCTTCTAGTGCCTGTTTGGGGCTTTGAATGTCCCTGCAcatgtaaaatgaaataataatttgtaCCTGCAAGACAGAGGGAATGGAAATCGAATGCCCGGAGGATTGTTTTGATGAGGTCTGCTCAAGATTTTGTTTGAAATGTAATATCAAAGGACAGGGAAATGAGTTTAGTTATATGAATGGCAGAGGGGGCAGCAAATAAGGCAGATGTTACCAGCCTTGTACTCTGCATCTGTGCTGTTTTTTGTGTGTGCTCACttcccatttaatttttcaggaagTAGGGCATGAAATTAAGCCTGGAAGGTCATTTTTTTCCATAGATGTTGTTCAGAAATTAGTAACAAGAGGATATCTGATTACACAGGCAATGACAGTAAATTTTTTCCAATCCATTATGTAGTGTTAATAATTATATGTACTATGTTGATCGATGatacaattaaataaattaacGCATTTGCAGTCAAATAAAGAGCTGAAGATTACATTTCCTTGAAGACTTAATTTCCCTAAGTATCACAAAGCACAATtagttttcctttcagattttttctttttaatgaaattggCATGAAAAATGTAATAATCTCTGCTTCCAACAAAGGTCTCTGCAGAGAAAGGGTGATGAGGGAAGAGAGCTCCATCACCCAGCTGTAATAAGGATTTTACAGACTCGGTAATGGCTGGGTTGTACCGCTGAGGGCAAAAGGAAAGCGCACAGCAACTCTGCAGATACAGACGATAAGACTGAATATAATCAGCTCTTAAAGCCCAGCAGAAACACGTTTTCCCCTGGTAAGAAACGCGGCAGAAGTGGCAGGGCAGAGCGATGCCCTGCCCCTTGCTTTAGACGCAGCAGAGCGTTGCCAACGGCAGGGCCCAGGGCTGATGGGGAGCACGTGGCCACCCCAGGAACGCTGAGCCACTCCTTGGCACTGCTGCTCGCTTTCGGGGCATTCAAGAAAGGCCCCAAACCAGGtcctttatgttgtttttttctttttttttttctttttttaatgagcagCTAACTTAAACAGGGCCTGGTAGGAGCGGCTTTAGACCGATGTGCTGAATCAGCCAATGTTTGACAGGCGCGATGGGGCTGTTAGGTTTAACCAAGTCATCTACAGGAGCTCACACATCTGCCACTGCTGCGACCCAGCCTGCCGTCTGCAACCCACCGCTGAAATCACAACCAGCGACAGGCCAGGACAGTGCCAAAGGAGCCCGGGACCTTTTAAAAGAATTTGGGAGAGCTAGTGGGCACCAGACCCCAGCAGGTCTAATTCCCTAATTATTAACAGGAATTTAGCCTGTCCTAAACAAAAGAATTATTATGGAAAAGTGGATGTGTAAGGTTGCTGCTGCAGCGATCCCAGATTTCCACCAAAAAAAGGGTCCTAAAAGGcttttcatttctttacagagagggGAGCAAGAAAAACAATTATTCCACCAACCCTTGGTGAATAATAGTCTGTAAGTGATGGGTTTTACAGGCTTATTaattaacaaacaaaaatttattttctaaagaaagaaaagcGTGAGCTGTAGTCGCTGCCAGACTGCCAGTCTTGCTTTTCTGTACTCCTTCTCTCTCAGCTCCAGGAGCTATCACCTGGAGACACCTGTGTAGCTTTGCCGTCTGTCTGCTCACGCTAGGTGTGTTCTCCTTACACACGCTCACACAAGGAAACAGCTCACCACCTGCTTGAAATCCTTCCATCAAAAAATCCGTTAGTTGACAGCTACGCAAAGAGTTTATAGtcagtttaaacaaaaataacatcGTGACCCTGTGATGCTCTATTTCTTTGTATGAGAAATAATTAACAAAAGAGTTGATGAGTGTCTGAAGAACTTATACACCAAAAAATTCCAGTGGCCagaggagaaaaacaggaaattGAAACTGTAAATATtgagattttatttgtttttatatatacttttaatTCTTAAATGagactatattttaaaacagcagcaagCAGAACGTACAAGTTGAGAAAAGTGGCAGCGCAGGTAACTCTGTTTGGCTAATGCCCGTTCATGTACAAGGTgtacattggattttttttttttgagcaccttttgtgtttcttttttcttggtttaagTGTACAGTAAGGCAGTGGTTTTTCAataaggaatatatatatatttatattttatatatattttcagtcATCACTGTGAATTCTTCTTACatgcaaattaaataaaatgtacaaCTTGAAAATGTTACAACGGTAGACATTTTTCCCAAAGCAAAGCTTCTAATAAAAGGCAAATACGGACACCACAAAGTTAAAGAGAAGGAAGGCGTAAGAAACCAAAGGGCAGGCGCTATTGACAGGACAGCTTGAGCGGGGAAGATTGGGATTCCAGTGGAGATTTCTCCCGCTGCTGGCAAGGCGAGAAAGAATGGATGGTTATTAACAGATGTCTGCAGCCAACTCCCTCGAGAAGATTCACTCTAACCTGAGAAGCTCCACATCAAAGAGGAGAGTTGCGTTGGGAGGGATGACCCCAGGGTGGCCTGTGGCTCCATAGGCCATCTCAGG
Coding sequences within:
- the SF3B6 gene encoding splicing factor 3B subunit 6; translation: MAMQAAKRANIRLPPEVNRILYIRNLPYKITAEEMYDIFGKYGPIRQIRVGNTPETRGTAYVVYEDIFDAKNACDHLSGFNVCNRYLVVLYYNANRAFQKMDTKKKEEQLKLLKEKYGINTDPPK